The following are encoded in a window of Fulvia fulva chromosome 7, complete sequence genomic DNA:
- a CDS encoding Chromatin-remodeling complex subunit IES6, translated as MAPITTHSNEETHAALLDQLDLHKMQKPFRNPNWKPPQRRNKNLKQILSEAQRAQQSMLNTQQNSGASTPMPATDDTNTPSLNPNPEKASQDLGRIVLEMNAKQSNGIATPLAGANFGGPSVTYTSIAAAPSLKPRKKYCDITGLPAKYKDPKTGLYYFNAEIYAVVKSLSTTQVQEYLAARGANTVLK; from the coding sequence ATGGCGCCCATCACGACGCACTCCAACGAGGAGACGCACGCCGCACTCCTCGACCAGCTCGATCTACACAAGATGCAGAAGCCCTTCCGCAATCCGAACTGGAAGCCACCGCAGCGGAGAAACAAGAACTTGAAGCAGATACTGTCGGAGGCTCAGCGTGCACAACAGAGCATGCTCAACACGCAGCAGAATTCCGGTGCAAGCACGCCGATGCCCGCGACAGATGACACCAATACACCCTCCCTCAACCCCAACCCAGAGAAAGCTAGCCAGGACCTGGGGAGGATTGTTCTGGAGATGAATGCGAAGCAGAGCAATGGTATTGCGACACCTCTGGCCGGTGCCAACTTTGGCGGTCCAAGTGTGACATATACGAGCATTGCAGCAGCACCAAGTCTGAAGcctaggaagaagtactgCGACATCACAGGACTTCCAGCCAAGTACAAAGATCCCAAGACTGGCCTGTACTACTTCAACGCGGAAATCTATGCAGTCGTCAAAAGCCTGAGCACAACACAAGTGCAAGAGTATCTCGCTGCGAGAGGCGCAAACACCGTGCTCAAATGA
- a CDS encoding Synaptobrevin, with amino-acid sequence MRGHSSSLTVYAPLILPVNHNNNTLHHTTNSSSTACPTPATMKILYIGILKNESKPAIELSAERDLTSFSRFTRSNVGEFLTVFAKTVAERTTPGQRQDVEEQSYTFHAYSRSEGLCGIIITDHEYPKMVAHQLLSKVLDEFISRYPKSTWENSSGEVPFPALKEYIVKYQDPGQADGIMKIQKELDETKIVLHKTIESVLERGEKIDSLVAKSDGLSAQSKMFYTQAKKQNSCCTIM; translated from the exons ATGCGAGGACATTCAAGTAGTCTTACAGTATACGCACCTTTAATCCTACCAGTCAACCACAACAACAACACCCTCCACCACACCACAAACTCCTCCTCAACCGCTTGCCCCACACCCGCAACCATGAAGATCCTCTACATCGGC ATCCTCAAAAACGAATCCAAACCCGCCATCGAACTCTCCGCCGAACGCGACCTCACCTCCTTCTCGCGCTTCACCCGCAGCAACGTCGGCGAATTCCTCACCGTCTTCGCCAAAACCGTCGCCGAGCGCACAACCCCCGGCCAACGTCAAGACGTCGAGGAGCAATCCTACACCTTCCACGCCTACTCGCGCTCCGAAGGCCTCTGCGGCATAATAATAACAGACCATGAGTACCCCAAGATGGTCGCGCATCAGTTGCTCTCAAAGGTGCTGGACGAGTTTATAAGTCGGTATCCGAAGAGCACGTGGGAGAATAGTAGTGGGGAGGTGCCGTTTCCGGCGTTGAAGGAGTATATTGTCAAGTATCAGGATCCGGGGCAGGCGGATGGGATTATGAAG ATCCAGAAGGAACTTGATGAGACGAAGATTGTGCTGCACAAGACTATTGAGTCGGTCCTCGAGCGTGGAGAGAAGATTGATAGTCTGGTCGCGAAGTCGGATGGTCTTAGCGCACAATCGAAGATGTTCTACACGCAGGCCAAGAAGCAGAACAGCTGCTGCACGATCATGTAA
- a CDS encoding Putative hydroxymethylpyrimidine/phosphomethylpyrimidine kinase 2 produces MKRILVVAGSDSSGGAGLEADQKVIAAHGCYAMTATAALTAQNTHGVYGIHETPSDFVQKQIVACIEDIGVDVLKTGMLASAQTVKVVANAIRQHYVAISVVDPVMVSTSGAQLLPERAVRILCSDLLPVTTVLTPNIPEANLMLREAGVQTDEIKDLHGMKRLAAAVQALGPKYVLLKGGHLPLTSEYKVARTEDQKAIIANILFDGTSFNVLEFPYQKTSNTHGTGCSLASALACNLAEGHDVLQSVISASRYVDAGIKTAVKLGTGSGPINHFHSLQIMPFPPAGFVDYILSHPLVIDPWHEYTHHPFVEKMGDGTLDPEAFKYYMIQDYLYLTHFARANALAGYKAKKIEDIAASAQIVSHIHTEMSLHLGECREFGLTREMIESYEESQACTAYSRYVLDVGQSEDWLALQIALLPCLLGYGMIGRRLKKLQKTHPPKGMNRYATWIDNYTAADYTEAVKKGCELVEKHAFKQSPGRIEELVKIFVHATMMETGFWEMASTPEKSSASKRELPIR; encoded by the exons ATGAAGAGGATTCTGGTCGTCGCAGGCTCGGATAGCTCGGGTGGAGCTGGCCTGGAGGCTGATCAGAAAGTCATTGCAG CTCATGGATGCTATGCAATGACAGCGACGGCTGCATTGACAGCACAAAACACACATGGTGTTTATGGTATTCACGAAACACCTTCGGACTTCGTACAGAAGCAGATAGTTGCTTGTATAGAAGACATTGGTGTAGATGTGCTCAAGACAG GCATGCTCGCTTCGGCGCAGACTGTCAAGGTTGTTGCCAATGCCATTCGCCAGCACTATGTGGCGATCTCTGTGGTCGATCCT GTCATGGTCTCAACGAGTGGCGCACAACTACTTCCAGAGAGAGCCGTCAGAATATTGTGCTCCGATCTGCTTCCTGTTACCACAGTCCTTACACCGAACATCCCTGAAGCCAACCTCATGCTCAGAGAAGCTGGCGTGCAGACTGACGAGATCAAGGACCTCCACGGCATGAAACGACTCGCCGCAGCAGTCCAAGCGCTCGGACCTAAGTATGTCCTTCTCAAAGGCGGCCACCTCCCTCTCACATCAGAATACAAGGTGGCTCGGACTGAAGATCAGAAGGCTATCATCGCCAACATTCTCTTCGACGGCACTTCCTTCAACGTCCTCGAGTTCCCCTACCAGAAAACTTCCAACACCCACGGGACAGGCTGCTCCCTCGCTTCCGCCCTCGCATGCAACCTCGCCGAAGGCCATGACGTTCTCCAATCCGTCATCTCCGCATCCCGCTACGTCGACGCCGGCATCAAGACAGCCGTCAAGCTAGGCACCGGCTCTGGTCCCATCAACCACTTCCACTCCCTCCAGATCATGCCCTTCCCACCCGCCGGGTTCGTCGACTACATTCTCTCCCATCCCCTCGTTATCGATCCTTGGCATGAATACACCCACCACCCCTTCGTCGAGAAGATGGGCGACGGCACCCTCGACCCGGAGGCGTTCAAGTACTACATGATACAGGATTATCTCTACCTCACGCACTTCGCGCGCGCGAATGCGTTGGCGGGGTATAAGGCGAAGAAGATTGAAGATATCGCGGCGAGTGCGCAGATTGTGAGCCATATCCACACGGAGATGAGCCTGCATCTGGGGGAATGCAGGGAGTTTGGGTTGACGAGGGAGATGATTGAAAGTTATGAGGAGAGTCAGGCTTGTACGGCGTATAGTCGGTATGTCCTCGATGTGGGGCAGAGTGAGGATTGGTTGGCGTTACAGATCGCGCTATTGCCGTGTTTGTTGGGGTATGGGATGATTGGGAGGAGGTTGAAGAAG TTACAGAAGACACATCCGCCGAAGGGAATGAATCGTTACGCGACCTGGATTGACAACTATACTGCTGCCGACTACACCGAAGCTGTCAAGAAGGGATGCGAGTTGGTGGAGAAGCATGCGTTCAAGCAGAGTCCGGGCAGGATTGAGGAGTTGGTCAAGATCTTTGTGCATGCTACGATG ATGGAGACGGGCTTCTGGGAGATGGCGTCTACACCGGAGAAGTCCAGCGCAAGCAAGAGAGAACTACCGATCCGATGA
- a CDS encoding DNA repair protein rad9, whose amino-acid sequence MATLSFSLTPEATGRVYELLTCLAKFGDAVSLEARSEKLTLTALNSSRTAYASFALHARAFFLDYDFKSNNAGSGGDRFTCQLYNRALQAVFKGRTADARGRETTIEQCDVTLQDRPDEAECRLVVKMVSKHGMTKTYRLTYEAVEVMHALFDKTAATQGWRISSKVLREYIEYFGPKTEQLDMLAQEGERKIIFTSFTEKIQDGKEVLKQPLETAIGLDAREFEDFHMQENVHIIISVKDFRAIVTHAETMKCPISTHFSYPTRPLQFSYQNFGIHSEFTLMTTGDYRGASATPTPRFVSTRSSSRQPSVVPPQSFSRAPSEMLPPARPNAGRPPLGSQSQRSSLREQVRPTAAMDEEPDPDSLFIPNDGGGDDDQAWEPPNYERDEEDEMLGWDASNNDLGASMRSQRPTIRDLKTAPPARTNRDTRQDREFGKSPDLANMPPTQRLSQLQGMFD is encoded by the exons ATGGCCACTCTCAGCTTCTCGCTTACGCCAGAGGCCACTGGACGTGTATATGAACTGTTGACGTGTCTGGCCAAGTTTGGCGATGCCGTCTCCCTCGAGGCAAGAAGTGAGAAG CTCACACTTACCGCCCTGAACTCTTCCCGAACTGCTTATGCTTCCTTTGCCTTGCATGCAAGGGCATTCTTCCTCGATTATGACTTCAAGTCCAATAATGCCGGCAGTGGCGGCGACCGATTCACCTGCCAGCTATACAACAGA GCTCTGCAAGCCGTCTTCAAAGGTCGCACGGCTGATGCTCGAGGACGAGAGACGACCATCGAGCAGTGCGACGTCACGCTTCAGGACCGACCAGATGAGGCAGAATGCCGTCTCGTCGTGAAGATGGTTTCGAAGCATGGCATGACCAAGACATACCGACTTACGTATGAAGCCGTCGAAGTCATGCATGCCTTGTTCGACAAGACTGCAGCGACCCAAGGCTGGCGTATCTCATCGAAAGTCCTGCGAGAGTATATCGAGTACTTCGGTCCCAAGACTGAACAACTTGACATGCTAGCGCAGGAGGGCGAACGGAAGATTATCTTTACCAGCTTCACTGAAAAAATACAAGATGGCAAAG AAGTGCTGAAGCAACCACTGGAGACGGCCATTGGTCTTGACGCCAGAGAGTTTGAAGACTTTCACATGCAGGAGAACGTGCACATTATTATCAGTGTCAAGGACTTCCGTGCTATCGTCACGCATGCCGAGACCATGAAGTGTCCTATCTCGACGCACTTCTCCTACCCAACCAGGCCTCTGCAGTTCAGCTACCAGAACTTTGGCATACATTCAGAGTTCACTCTCATGACTACAGGCGACTATCGCGGCGCATCCGCAACTCCCACCCCACGGTTCGTGTCTACCAGGAGTTCATCACGCCAACCTTCCGTTGTTCCACCACAAAGTTTCAGCAGAGCTCCTTCTGAGATGCTACCTCCTGCACGTCCGAACGCTGGTCGACCGCCTCTTGGAAGCCAGAGCCAGCGCTCATCGCTTCGAGAGCAGGTCCGACCAACTGCCGCCATGGATGAAGAGCCCGATCCGGACAGCCTGTTCATTCCAAATGACGGTGGTGGCGACGACGACCAAGCATGGGAACCTCCCAATTACGAGCGTGACGAAGAGGACGAGATGCTCGGATGGGATGCGAGCAACAATGATCTTGGCGCAAGCATGCGTTCTCAGCGACCGACGATCCGCGATTTGAAGACAGCACCGCCCGCGCGAACCAACCGAGACACACGCCAAGACCGAGAATTTGGGAAGAGTCCAGATCTTGCGAACATGCCACCCACACAACGTCTGTCTCAG CTGCAAGGCATGTTCGACTGA
- a CDS encoding RCC1 repeat-containing protein: MASNKHNDIKIYAFGSNGSGQLGIGHSDDVSKSEPVVYAFHSNVTTTGETDANVQTIACGGNHSVMLLSDGSLWTSGDNSNGRCMMQVDGNGTAWHRQVDLRPVKHIAATWNATFFVHTDDATQVFVAGSGNTGELGLGQGITITSTVASMRLPPGQNIVKMTAGMGHIVVVTEQGEVWGWGKGRNGQLGKPAENVWVPRKIEGVPWPAVDVVCGKDFTCVFSDTSTQECLVLGVDRNDRFGVKATAPVKVPRWKQVGASWGSIFVLSESGQLTGWGRNDHGQLPPPDLPPLQSFAAGSEHCLGRTVDGKVLAWGWGEHGNCGDRTDPNGDVKGRYNEVHMPQSACAVFAGCATSFPVTEKQETSAVK; this comes from the coding sequence ATGGCCTCGAACAAGCACAACGACATCAAGATCTACGCATTTGGCTCGAATGGTTCTGGTCAATTAGGCATCGGACACAGTGATGACGTCTCGAAATCTGAGCCAGTGGTCTATGCCTTCCACTCGAATGTCACGACCACAGGTGAAACAGATGCCAATGTACAAACGATAGCATGCGGTGGCAATCACAGCGTAATGCTTCTCTCAGATGGCAGTCTGTGGACTTCAGGAGACAACAGCAACGGACGATGCATGATGCAGGTCGATGGGAATGGTACTGCCTGGCATAGGCAGGTTGATCTTCGCCCTGTCAAACACATTGCGGCCACATGGAATGCTACATTCTTCGTTCATACTGATGACGCGACCCAAGTCTTCGTTGCTGGATCAGGGAACACAGGCGAGCTGGGCCTTGGCCAAGGCATCACTATTACCTCAACTGTGGCGTCCATGCGTCTTCCGCCTGGACAGAATATCGTGAAGATGACTGCAGGCATGGGTCATATCGTAGTGGTCACTGAACAAGGCGAAGTCTGGGGTTGGGGCAAAGGTCGAAATGGTCAACTCGGAAAGCCTGCGGAGAATGTCTGGGTGCCACGAAAGATTGAAGGGGTACCTTGGCCAGCTGTCGACGTTGTCTGCGGCAAGGATTTCACTTGCGTCTTCAGCGATACCTCTACGCAAGAGTGCCTAGTCCTCGGTGTTGATCGCAACGATCGATTCGGTGTCAAAGCGACCGCGCCTGTAAAAGTTCCTCGCTGGAAGCAGGTCGGTGCCTCCTGGGGCAGCATCTTCGTCCTGTCAGAATCTGGCCAGCTTACAGGCTGGGGCAGGAACGACCATGGACAACTGCCGCCTCCTGATCTGCCACCCTTGCAATCATTCGCAGCTGGTAGCGAGCACTGCCTCGGTCGGACCGTCGACGGTAAGGTGTTAGCATGGGGATGGGGTGAACATGGGAATTGCGGCGACCGTACCGATCCTAATGGTGATGTGAAAGGACGGTACAACGAAGTCCACATGCCACAGTCGGCATGCGCCGTATTCGCAGGATGCGCAACGTCGTTCCCGGTCACGGAGAAGCAGGAGACGTCCGCAGTGAAGTGA
- a CDS encoding 40S ribosomal protein S16 has translation MSTVQSVQCFGKKKTATAVAHCKQGKGLIKVNGKPLSLVEPQILRFKVYEPVLLLGTDKFAGVDIRVRVRGGGHTSQVYAIRQAIAKSIIAYYQKYVDEHSKNQLKQALVAYDRTLLVADNRRCEPKKFGGPGARARYQKSYR, from the exons ATGTCGACCGTCCAGAGCGTCCAGTGTTTCGGCAAGAAGAAGACTGCCACTGCCGTCGCACACTGCAAGCAGGGCAAGGGCCTGATCAAGGTCAACGGCAAGCCTCTTTCGCTCGTCGAGCCACAGATCTTGCGATTCAAGGTCTACGAGCCAGTTCTGCTTCTCGGAACTGACAAGTTTG CCGGTGTCGACATCCGCGTCCGCGTCCGTGGTGGTGGACACACTTCCCAAGTCTACGCCATCCGTCAAGCCATCGCCAAGAGCATC ATCGCCTACTACCAGAAGTACGTCGACGAGCACAGCAAGAACCAGCTCAAGCAGGCTCTGGTCGCGTACGACCGTACCCTGCTTGTTGCCGACAACAGACGCTGCGAGCCAAAGAAGTTTGGTGGTCCAGGTGCCCGTGCCAGGTACCAGAAG TCTTACAGATAG
- a CDS encoding Non-structural maintenance of chromosomes element 1, whose protein sequence is MSDPDHDIPTSHYNDTHRAYLQSLNACQTTTFEKSKPILAAIFSAHDRPTAPEDITQEDFESYISTLTDALSPFDLEIRSSLHQRSKERIYALVNVESDAMTQMATVHTPDEIAFVKRVLDAMFERYNTERAEVMAVTSLQALKCAKVGAAESGNATQGAKAADLTMSQAERMLEAMVEEGWFDLSQKGFYSLSQRGIMELRSWLVEMYNDEGDEEQDDDEVQHIRIKDCAACRDIVTVGQRCPNLPCNTRVHNGCLRNFLRIHRDEKCPGCGTLWKDAPPVGEKAARNVPGGGGRRSTNGTAAGRSSVVTNGHEDGEEDDESDDE, encoded by the coding sequence ATGTCCGACCCCGATCACGACATCCCCACCTCTCACTACAACGACACACACCGCGCATACCTCCAATCCCTCAACGCCTGCCAGACAACGACCTTCGAGAAATCCAAGCCCATCCTCGCCGCAATCTTCTCCGCCCACGACCGCCCCACCGCCCCCGAAGACATCACCCAAGAAGACTTCGAATCCTACATCTCCACCCTCACCGACGCGCTCTCCCCCTTCGACCTCGAAATCCGCTCAAGTCTGCACCAACGCTCCAAGGAAAGGATTTACGCCCTCGTCAATGTCGAGTCCGATGCAATGACGCAGATGGCGACGGTGCATACGCCGGATGAGATTGCGTTTGTGAAGAGGGTGCTGGATGCGATGTTTGAGAGGTATAATACGGAGAGGGCGGAGGTTATGGCTGTTACGAGTTTGCAGGCGTTGAAGTGTGCGAAAGTTGGGGCCGCGGAGAGTGGGAATGCTACGCAAGGTGCGAAAGCTGCGGATCTTACTATGTCGCAGGCTGAACGGATGCTGGAGGCGATGGTGGAGGAAGGGTGGTTTGATCTTTCGCAGAAGGGATTCTATTCGCTGAGCCAGAGGGGGATTATGGAGCTTCGAAGCTGGTTGGTGGAGATGTACAACGATGAAGGTGACGAGGAGCAGGATGATGATGAGGTTCAGCATATCAGGATCAAGGACTGCGCGGCGTGTCGGGATATTGTGACGGTGGGACAGAGGTGTCCGAATCTGCCTTGCAATACCAGAGTGCATAATGGGTGTTTGAGGAACTTTCTGAGGATCCATAGGGACGAGAAGTGTCCGGGTTGTGGGACGTTATGGAAAGATGCGCCGCCGGTTGGAGAGAAGGCAGCGAGGAATGTGCCTGGTGGAGGTGGGAGGAGATCGACGAATGGGACCGCTGCTGGGAGGAGCAGTGTCGTGACGAATGGACATGAAGATGGCGAGGAAGATGACGAAAGTGATGATGAATGA
- a CDS encoding C2H2 finger domain transcription factor CON7, which produces MSRGYNTPSTKTNANTNDSSLNALLTSHLQPGPPRQSMDGRQPNYPQSGLDSPYASYNEHQSEGSSADQASAVQYQQPQDYKSSNYSASATPDSSYGLPQSARSGSFPEYIQRSYADGQQQERYPAGAQQSGMAQTSSPSLPMANGQNANNASKNADSDDEVPIDPSIAQSSPSYPHNYSPYPQQQQQQQQHDMPQYAGQPNMQYQRPEWAGQYPQAMSYGHSPATTGGAAPNMVAHAIPRPPAVGTYYGAPPVVYPNVSQGGHPLSTVYSFVPIPGAQQHKRPRRRYEEIERMYKCGWNGCEKAYGTLNHLNAHVTMQSHGTKRTPEEFKEIRKEWKAKKKEEENQRKAEEERQRQEAQRTGQDTSQSQGQPGQYGQHMMQPQMGGPQLPPIGYQPAGGQPSQYAQAQQVDGAQQYSNNSQMYGAQGYPQSPYGQGGLPYQQQRA; this is translated from the exons ATGTCCAGAGGCTACAACACGCCATCGACTAAGACCAACGCGAATACCAACGACAGCTCTCTAAACGCGTTACTCACGTCGCACCTACAGCCAGGCCCGCCTCGACAGTCAATGGATGGTAGACAGCCGAACTACCCGCAGTCAGGTTTGGATTCACCATACGCGTCTTACAACGAACATCAGTCTGAAGGATCATCTGCAGATCAAGCGTCTGCTGTGCAATACCAGCAACCCCAAGACTACAAGTCCTCCAACTACTCCGCGTCGGCAACTCCGGACTCGAGCTACGGCTTGCCGCAATCAGCGCGTTCAGGCAGCTTTCCAGAGTACATACAACGCTCTTACGCGGACGGCCAGCAGCAGGAACGATACCCTGCAGGCGCGCAGCAGAGCGGTATGGCGCAAACATCAAGTCCGTCCCTACCAATGGCCAATGGCCAAAACGCCAACAACGCGTCCAAGAACGCAGACTCTGACGATGAAGTACCAATAGATCCCTCCATTGCTCAATCGAGCCCGAGCTACCCTCACAACTACTCGCCCTACccacaacaacaacaacagcAGCAGCAACACGACATGCCTCAGTATGCCGGCCAGCCGAATATGCAATACCAGCGCCCAGAGTGGGCAGGTCAGTACCCACAAGCCATGAGCTACGGCCACTCTCCAGCAACGACAGGCGGCGCGGCGCCTAACATGGTCGCGCACGCGATCCCAAGACCACCTGCGGTGGGTACCTACTATGGTGCGCCTCCTGTAGTGTATCCTAACGTTTCACAGGGCGGCCATCCGCTCTCTACTGTGTACTCGTTTGTGCCCATCCCAGGTGCGCAACAACATAAGCGTCCTCGGAGAAGGTATGAAGAGATCGAACGCATGTACAAGTGCGGATGGAATGGCTGCGAGAAGGCGTATGGTACCCTCAACCATTTGAACGCACATGTGACGATGCAGTCGCATGGCACGAAGCGAACTCCAGAAG AGTTCAAAGAAATCCGCAAAGAATGGAAGgcgaagaagaaggaggaagAAAACCAGCGCAAAGCTGAAGAAGAACGCCAACGCCAAGAAGCTCAACGCACCGGACAAGACACCTCGCAGTCTCAAGGCCAACCTGGCCAGTACGGGCAGCACATGATGCAACCTCAGATGGGCGGCCCACAGCTTCCACCCATCGGGTACCAGCCTGCCGGCGGTCAGCCAAGCCAGTACGCTCAAGCGCAGCAAGTCGACGGTGCCCAACAGTACAGCAATAACAGCCAGATGTACGGCGCTCAAGGCTACCCTCAAAGCCCATACGGACAAGGTGGTCTCCCATATCAACAGCAACGTGCGTAA